A region from the Vicia villosa cultivar HV-30 ecotype Madison, WI linkage group LG3, Vvil1.0, whole genome shotgun sequence genome encodes:
- the LOC131658689 gene encoding probable amino acid permease 7, giving the protein MDVKNSLQITRTATVAYDDDGRVKRTGNVKSAVAHIITAVIGSAVLSLAWSIAQLGWIGGPIALLCCAIATCISSFLLSDCYRNPDPVTGKRNYSYIDAVRVNLGMKRTYVAGFLQFLSLYGTCVAYVITTATSMRAIMKSNCYHKEGHHAPCTYGGNLYMLLFGLVQIAMSLIPDLHNMTWVSVAAALMSFSYSFIGLGLGIATVIQNGRFMGSMTGVQKATVADKIWVMFQAIGDISFSYPYPMLLLEIQDTLKSPPSENQTMKKASMIAISITTFFYLCCGCFGYAAFGNVAPGNLLTGFGFYEPFWLIDIANICIIIHLIGGYQIYSQPIYATADRWCSKKYPNSGFVNNFHRVKLPLLPAFEVNLYRFCFRTAFVVSTTGVAILFPYFNQVLGVLGGINFWPLAIYFPVEMYFVQFKIGAWTRKWIVLRIFSFVCFLVTMVGLIGSFEGIVRAKLSGRSH; this is encoded by the exons ATGGATGTGAAAAATTCTCTACAAATAACAAGAACTGCTACTGTTGCTTATGATGATGACGGACGTGTCAAAAGGACAG GAAATGTGAAGAGTGCTGTGGCTCATATTATCACAGCTGTTATTGGCTCTGCAGTTTTGTCGCTGGCATGGAGTATTGCTCAATTAGGATGGATTGGAGGGCCAATTGCCTTGCTTTGTTGTGCAATAGCTACATGTATTTCTTCATTTCTTTTGTCTGATTGTTACAGAAATCCTGACCCCGTAACTGGGAAAAGAAACTACTCTTACATCGATGCTGTTAGAGTCAATCTTG GTATGAAAAGGACATACGTGGCTGGTTTCCTCCAGTTCTTGAGCTTGTATGGGACATGCGTTGCCTATGTAATTACCACAGCAACCAGTATGAG GGCTATTATGAAATCAAATTGTTATCACAAGGAAGGACACCATGCTCCTTGTACTTATGGTGGTAATTTGTATATGTTGCTGTTTGGACTTGTTCAGATTGCAATGTCCCTCATACCGGATCTCCATAACATGACTTGGGTTTCAGTTGCTGCTGCATTAATGTCGTTTTCATATTCATTCATTGGACTAGGACTTGGCATAGCAACAGTCATAC AAAATGGAAGATTTATGGGAAGTATGACTGGAGTACAAAAGGCTACTGTTGCTGACAAAATCTGGGTAATGTTCCAGGCAATTGGTGATATTAGCTTTTCCTACCCATACCCAATGCTTCTTCTTGAGATACAG GACACTTTAAAGTCTCCTCCATCAGAGAATCAAACCATGAAAAAGGCCTCAATGATTGCAATCTCCATTACAACATTCTTCTACCTATGTTGTGGATGCTTTGGATATGCGGCTTTTGGAAATGTTGCACCAGGAAATCTATTGACAGGGTTTGGATTTTATGAGCCTTTCTGGCTTATTGACATTGCCAATATTTGTATTATCATTCATTTGATTGGAGGATATCAG ATATACAGTCAACCAATATATGCTACTGCTGATAGATGGTGTTCAAAGAAATACCCCAACAGtggctttgtgaataattttcatAGAGTGAAACTTCCTCTATTACCTGCTTTTGAGGTAAATCTTTACAGGTTCTGTTTTAGAACAGCCTTTGTGGTTTCAACCACTGGAGTTGCAATTTTATTCCCTTACTTCAACCAAGTTTTGGGAGTATTAGGAGGCATAAATTTCTGGCCATTGGCTATATATTTCCCAGTTGAGATGTACTTTGTACAGTTTAAAATTGGAGCTTGGACTAGAAAATGGATTGTTCTAAGGATATTTAGCTTTGTATGCTTTCTTGTAACAATGGTAGGATTAATTGGATCATTTGAAGGAATCGTACGAGCGAAACTCAGCGGAAGAAGTCATTGA